The window TTATCTCTGTATTCCTCCTTCACATATCTTTCTTTAGCAATAGCGAATAAAGCACGGTGCCATGCCTGGGCAGATGCCAGCAAATCATTAGCTTCTAAAATCCCTTTATGCTGTTTAAGAGCCTCAGACCAACATCTTGGTGTAATCTACCCTTTTCAGACAAATTGCATATAGACATTCATTTTCTTCATTTTGTCAAGGTACTTCTTTCCCTCATGGTGCATCACTATGTCACGTGGCTCTTCACACCCAGGGAGGGAGATGGTTGAACTTTTAAATGCAGAGGGCAAACTGTTCATATTTTACTCTAAAAAGTTAACCAGTGCAGGAATTGAACAGTTTCAAAGCTTTTAAAGTCTCAAGTAGAGTGATGGTTGCAAATTACCCTATTAGCAAGATCTCTCAGTGGACTGGCCGTACACAAATTGGTGTCCAGCACTAAACAAAAAGAGTGTGCATTTAGTGTCAACCAAAGTGTCTATGATACTACtattatcttctgctctgatacATTACTGATACACCACAAAAGACATGAGAGCCAATTTTTGCTCAAGTACAACCCAAGTTGTCAGAAAGCCATCCTCTGATACAGAAAAAGACACTAGGCTAATACGAACTAAACTCTGATACACAAAAAGACATCACCAGTACAATCTACCAAATTTATTATGGACCTAGAACACAAAAATCTGCAGCACTCTTAACTCCCTTGACCGTATCCACTGAGTAGatctaaaaattttaattttaaaaatctaaaatttgtattctagCAAAACATTCTCTGTATTCTAGAATGCTTGTTAGGTTTTCCCTGCCGTTCAGAAGGAATCTTATTAAACAGTGAATTTCACATTGCTTTGGAATGCTTAGCCTTGGGACGCTGATAAGCGTTTCACAGTGAGCCAGAGAAAGGGGGGGTTTGTTTACTCGTGGCTGCATAAAAAATGAATGGCAAATTTCTTCCTACTGCCTCTAATCTTAGACTTTAACAGGCCACAGTTAATGACCAATGCGGCTAGAACTCATAAATTAGACCACACAGCGGGAAAATTCCCTGCCGCTAGGGTTTTTTTATAGGTTCGGCAAGGACCATCTGTTGGGCTTCTCAGAGCCGCTCAATGAACACTGATAAGAGCTACAGATTTATAaagaaatcagcagacttaccgtGTTCTGTAGGGTTGATCAGGCCCTTGTATTGAGCGGCACCAGATTCCCATGGATGGTTAAAGCTGTCGCTCCCCCAGACTTGGTCTTCCCTCGAGTGTGGTCCAGGGAACAGATCGATCTCACCCTCAGTTCAAAAAGGAGTCACGGCACTAACTGTCAGGGATGGCTCTAGGTGAGGCTTTtaaatgtgattgactgtgctgctatatactgctaagtgtcgacataagaaaatatacaccagacaggtTGTTGGTATGAACTCTCTCTCAGCAGGAAACTCAGCTGTTCCCCAAAAGAGTTCTGTTTAATCCAGGAAGTACATTAAGTTTTTACATTGGACAAAGAAGGAGGTTTATTTATGACGTCAAAATTAGCATgtgacattttgattggttgtttgattactgtgtctgtatatattagcatatctagtgtccattaatttcctcTAATGAgaaattccagagttctctgtCTGTCAGACATTTTGTCTTTTACTCCTTATCTCGGTTGTATCGGCATCATTGCAAGGCCTTCATCATAGTCACGAGCATATTGCAAGCTAATGTATATGGGTTAAGGGGTAggtaacagatatatttttccagcagcaatggcatattagtataaatatattgatcagtcatttgaaacataagggtcatccctatcacctgtacttaaggaccaagggcatgccTGTATGCCCTTGGCATTTACGTTCACTGCCGCACACCGGGTGGTGATCGGAACGGATGACTGCCGATATCTATCTATGTCTATCCCAAAAAATAAggtagaataaaaaataaagcagGAAGCGCTCCCTAGTGTGATATCGTAAGGTGTACAGGTAACGCAGAATGTGAATGTGCGCTTACTAAGTCGGGTTGTACTAcgtccaagtacaactatggatAAGAGTGCATAGGGTGTGAAGTTCCAGCAGCCGCTCCACCTTTCACAGATAACAGATCCAGACCAATTTCCTCCAAAATGGGCAGAGTCAGGAAGGCGCTTGAAACCGAGGTGAGGGTAAAACTTCTACTgtattcccataatgcaacgcgtttcacagaggttccgcttcatcaggcatgaggaCTAGAACATGGTGTGCAGTTTATATAGGGAAAATCCTTAACCCTTTCAAAATCCTtaacccttttaaccctttacaatCTACACTTAGACTGATATTATATCATTACAGAAATGGACAGTAAAATCACATACTAAAATCAAACGAAAATATACATATTTCAATAAGATGATAGTTCAtacaaaaaagaatatatatatatatatatatatatatatatatatacatatatttataaaatataaaagaaatttatatataaaaaagaatatattATAGCTATAatttatacaaaaatatatatgataaaatatacAAAAGAGGGCGAAAAATATTTCTCAATGGGCATTTTCTAATGTTTCAAAAAATAAGGGGGTTTGTTGCTGTCCAATACAGCACCAGTTACCcatgcccagcaggagtgaggtactggtgccacctcacgatcgccctgattggcCGCCCTGATTGGTTGACTGggaatagactgtgcatgctgggagttgtagttttgccacagctggaggcagactggtggggaaacactgagttagtctgttatCTAAcaaagtgtttccccaccagtgtgcctccagctgttgcaaaacaataactcccagcatgcaccatctgtgcattctgggagttgtagttttgcaacggctggaggtttaaaagtaaaataaaaaatactgtggACATTCAAATGGGCGgggctttacagtgagtttcccgctacgagtttcagctgctgcaaattttctgtagcagctccaactcccagcaggaaactcactataaaccatgtgtatgtaccctaaaaaacactacactaacacttacacaaaataaggaGTAAAACACTATACTGCATATAAAATCCCTTACACTGTCACCCCACCCATAAAAATGTTAAACAAatcgtacagcactgtttcctaaacgcaGCCTCCAGCtattaactgtccaggcatgctgggagttttgcaacagctggaggcactcagtttgggaaacactgccatagtttttttttctttttttgtggagGAGGCCACCACCATGCTTGCATCTAGGTCTGCCCCTATGCAAAATCCCTAATCCCTTAAATGCACATGTATGTAAAATTGTACAGACCTACATTCCATTGAAAGCAAATGATATTGGATATAAAACAATATTTGGGGatggttttaaatgtttttcaAAGTAAGCCTGTTCAGTGGGACAGGTGGTTTGCCCACTTTATTTTGTTCTGGAGGCAAAAAGAAACTCACTTGGCTTAACACTGTAGGCACTTACAAGTGTGGCCATAACAGGTGCATTTGTTGTAAAATCATGAAAAATACAAAGGTGTTTTCATCCTCAGTGATGCGGGAAACATTCAAAATAAAAGAATACATCAATTGTAACACATCCAACATTATTTATTATCACACGTGAAGAGTGTTCAATACAGTATgtaggttgcacaaaaaacacttTGAGGGTGAGGATCAGAAAACATCTTTCTGACATTCCACACTTTCACTCTAGATATGTTCGTATGGCCACCAAACATTGTGTGGAAGTTCATTGGGGGCATGGGGATTTTTCGGTCCTCACTCTACAAGGCATTGAAAGAGTCTCTGTCCCATTGAGAGGAGGTAGGGTTAGACAGAAATTTATGGACAGGAAGATTTTTTGGATCATTAAATTGCATTCCTGGTTTCTGCAAGGACttaatttaaagggatattctgggcaaaaacattttatccactatccaaagaataggggataagatgtttgatcgctgggaacccccgcaatcgtcctgcagcacctgcattctatgcgggagctgcgtctgcagtttcggaaacatctgggtttccgggactggcgacttgatgccacaccccctccattcatgtctaagggaggaggcatgacatctgtcacgccccctcccatagacatgaatggagagggtgtggcgtgacatcacgtccccagtcccggaatttccgaaactggagatgcagctcctgcatagaatgtgggtgctgcaggtagatcgtggggccccccgcgattagacatcttatcccctatcctttcgataggggataaaatgttgttGCACAGAATACCCCCTTTAAGACAAGGTGTCATGTTAAATTACTAATACGGTCTTTCTTGCTTTCTCCTCGGTGGGTTAAATACAGGTACCTTTTTCAGATAGGGTGAGGTCTACACATATTAGAGTGCACTGGTTTCCATCATGGGAGATTTCATtcttaaaatattataattatttttaataattaaCATACATTTTTAGATTATCATATGTTTATTATCCCATTTCGGTACATAGTACACTTGTATGTGTAACTATTTACCTATGTTAATGCATAAATATTATATGATTTTTATGCTTTCGTGcattttttgtacttttgcaaATATACAGTAAATAAGTATTTGGTATTATCTTGAATGGGTCATTTTTAATGGGGACTACAACTTGTCACTGCATTTCTTGAAATTTATGTATAAAAGCGCACACAAATGTCAATGAGCAAGAAATAGTACATTTCATTTGGCTGCTGTACATATCTGTGATATAATGTCTCATGATGGGACCAGATATATTGTAGATGATTCAACATCTTGCAATATTATTCATTTAGCTGACATATGTTATCCCcagttttttttatcatcatGTTCTATGTTATTGTATCCAGCTTCTCATGGTTGGggagacatcttttggataggggataagttgtcagatcgcgggggtcccgccgctgcaagacccacctgttgcggcttctggaaacgctggaggctttggcTCCTGACCGCGGTGATGTGAGAtcctgatgtcacgactccgcccctgtgtgatgtcacgcaccgcccctcaatgcaagtctatgagagggggcgtgacaaccctcatgccccctcccatagacttgcattgagggggcgggacatgacatcacacagggcggagttgTGCTGTCACGTCACCATGGTCGGGAGgcattaggatgagagcctccaatgctgccggaagccgcaaaaggtgggtcctgcagccgagattctggaggtccccagcggcgggacccccaccatctgacatcttatcccctatcttttcgatagaggataagatgtctaggggcggagtacacctttatggCAGGACCCGAAACAGATGTGTTTGGTCACCTGTGAAGGATCTCCTCCTTTGATCCGCCTCCTCACCCTTTCCATATAATAgatatttatttacactttgtCTTTGTATGTCTAAAGCTGCACACTGCGGCCGAAATGTGTCACTTTGTACATGTCCGTTGATTTGTAAATAAAGAGCATTGCATCTAGCCTGCGCTGGACTTCTATTTTCATTGTTATGGATTCTAAAAGAGGGATTGGATATCCCTCCCGGGATGCAGAGGAGGCAAGGGGGTGAGCTGAAAACCATTTTTCTTGtgcaatttctccggagtacggaaataccccacatgccgatgtaaagtgttctgcagacgcacaacaaggctctggagtgagagagcaccttgtacatttgaggcctaaattggtgatttgtattGGAATGGCtgcaaatactcactgcaccccttgttatgttccttgaggggtgtagtttcccaaatagttgccATGTGGTGATATcaaatattattaatatttttttttttcaaaggagggacttttatatagttaaaaaaacaaaaacaattattattttacactttttaagtccccataggagatCATTGCATAACATTGAAGAGGGAGACTGGCACCCTACTGATACAGATCGGCATTGATTACAGTGTATAAAAGGTTAATGATGGGTGGCGCTGTGATCGCCAAGGCCCATCATTAGAGGTGAGTGTCCGGCTGTAACTGTTATTCACTGCCTATGAAGCGAGTGCATTTCCTTCCTTGtcatgtaaaaatagtaaatgtacgcccttggtcctttagTCCTAGATAGCAAGGGGTTACATGTACGTCCAATGTGGTCTGGGGGTTTATATAAAACCTTTTCTTCTCTACAATGACATTGTGTATAACTAAAGTTTGTTGTATATAttcttataaataaaataattatctaTGGGAATAATTTATAAATTATTTATCTCTATATTCCTCTATTGACCGGAACCCTATAGACTCATCAGACGATAGCAGAAATATCTCCAGGGGGTTCTTCTACCTGGTCCCTTGTCTTCATCTTGTAGATAAATATCGGCAGGTAATGCTTCACATTCAGGGGTCTGGGGGTCATAGAAGCTGACGCTGCTCCTGTGtaacattgtcctccatcccccCAGAGAGAGACCTGAGAGAGATGAGAAGGAAGATGAATCTGAACATGAAGAATAAAGAAATATCTGATGTGAGTAATGATAGataaatctttatgtaaaaaacaccaaaaaacatTCTATAGAAAACTCTATAGGGTCTGAAATGTGTTTATTGTAAAATAGGtaaaaggttttattttatttcattgacTTAATAAAGATTGTAACCTTAAAAAATAACATGATAATCATTGATATTTTATGTACAGTTTGTGTTGAATGTTCTTGGTGATTTTAGGGCAATATTAGGGCAGTATTTTTTTGAGCATCATTGTGTGAATCCCTTCATATCAATCACAGATGACATTAAACCTAATATTGTGGAGGTCCTCATTGTGGCACCAAAGTGGGTCTGACCATTTTGGCCATCactccatagacctgtgatgtgtcctgtggtgtcTGCCCCAGATCCATGGAGTCCTGTGAGTTGAGAGTTGCGGCCTCCATGGCTGGGTTTTGTATTTTCTGCACATTCCATTGTTTCTTGATCAAATTAAGATTCGGGTATTttggatagtgttgctcgcgaatattcgcaattcgaatattattcgtgaatatcgcatattcgcgaatttcgcgaatatagcgctatatattcgtaattacgaatattgtttttttttttgtttgttttttttcttcacagtacacatcacagtgatcatccctctctgcttccagcttgtgtggtgtaaagaaggctctaacactactgtgtgagactggcgtacggaaattagcatatgctaattttcgcatacgcaaattttcatgtatgctaattttgtatatgctaatatccacatatgttaattttcgcatatgcgaaaataaaacgagaatataacgaatatgcgaatattcgcgaatatatgacgaatattcgtccatatattcgcgaatattcgcgaattcgaatatggcctatgccgctcaacactaattttgGAGACaacgccttaaccccttaaggactcagggtttttccattttttgcatttttgtttttttcctccttacctttaaaaaatcataactctttcaactttgcacctaaaaatccatattatggcatattgtttgcgccaccaattctactttgaaattatgtcagtcattttacccaaatatctacggccaaacaggaaaaaaatcattgtgagacaaaattgaaaaaaaaaaaaaaacattttgtaacttatgggggcttccgtttctacacagtacattttttgttaaaatgacatctctttattttgtagttccatatgattaaaatgatcccctacttatataggtttgattttgtcgcacttctggaaaaaatcataactacatgcaggaaaatgtatatgtttaaaattgtcatcttctgacccctataacttttttatttttgcgcctaTGTAGTGgtatagggctaattttttgcgcagtgatctgaagtttttagcggtgttatttttgtattgatcggacttattgttcgctttttattcgttttttcatgatacaaaaagtgatcaaaaatgcactattttggtctTTAGAATTTttatgcgcgtacgccattgaccgtgcggtttaataaatgatatatttttataattcggacatttccacacttggtgataccacatatgtttatttttttttgtttatgtttatttatttttaatgggaaaaggggggtgattcaaacttatattaggggaggtgttcaATGaacttcattcacttttttttccactttttttttcaatgttatagctcctatagggacctataacactgcacacactgatcttttacattgatcattgttatcctatagggacctataacactgcacacactgatcttttacattgatcattgttatcccatagggggctataacattgcacaaactgaacttttacattgatcaatggtttctcatagcagACCATTGATCATTGATTCTGCCGctggactgctcatgcctggatctctgcTCTGGTGTCACTACTTACCTATCATAAagaaataaaacctctcttttgaTCATTTGATGTATTTCCCTCCTCCACCAAACACTCTGTATcccctttacaaaaaaaaaattctggacccGTTCTATGCAGCTAACCATTAATGTGTATCTAATCTTACTTTCATCTCTGAACTCCTCAAGCTTGGTGTACTCTTGACTAACCCACTTTTTCAATCCCTTACAGTCTGGTCTCTGCACTcggtagttgtgtagttctttccagtctgaccacagtgctctctgctgacatctatgtttatgtaagaaactgtccagagcaggagaggtttgctatgaggttttgctcctactctggacagttcacggcagaggtgtcagcagagagcactggagtcagacagaaaataactacacaacttcctgtagcgcatacagcagctgatacatactggaagaattaggatttttaaatagaggtaatttacaaacctgtttaactttctggcaccagttgatttcaacacacttttttttttaccctttaagATGTCAAATGACCTCCTGATGGCTAAATCTACTTAATCTAATCTCTATTGATTCTCCTGGATATTTCTGTAGGGCTTGACACAGTAGATCACCAACTTCTCCTTAATATTCTTTGTTCTAGAGGCCTTAAAAACTCTGCTCTTTCATTTGTTTCTTCCTACCTCTCTGATTGCTTCTTCAATGTAGCATTCTCCAGCTGTACTTCAGTTTTCTCCATGTTGAGTTTTAGAAATGGGGAGGAGGTGATTTGGCTTGACTCTCAGCGTGGCCGGATGAAGTCCTCAGGAGCTTCAGCTATATCCCTGGCCACTCACCCCATCGTCCCCCCACTTGCTGGTTGTTACTCTCTCACTGTGAGGACGTGATTGAGGGGTTAACAAACTCTCTAGGTTTCTGTTCCCAACCATAGCTATTACAGCCTATCTTCTGCACTGTGGCCACAGACCTCTCTGCGCACTCACATGGCTGTTGCTGATACACCGGATCTAGGCCTTCTGACTGCCTTGGCCATCAGCTGCTTCCTGTTCCGCTCATTGAGGCTCCGTCCTCTTCCTGCATTAAAAACCTTATGGCAGTGGGAACTCCAATCTGAGGgggagagaattcacacagaagAGACTTATGTAATGATTGCATTACCATACTGAGTAAGTGAGTAAGTGCCAGTTTTACCCAACACACTGAGCCTCAGTTTATCACTACCACACCACAGCCTAACATAAAGGCTCATCTTTACCTATAAGCCACAACACAGGGAGCCAACTTGCTCATCTGCCACTTGTATCTCCCTGATTGGCCGAACAGACTTGACTTAGATTGTTCTTCATTGTAGTTACTCACTCCTTTTTCTCCAGGCACTGCCACTAGTTGGCATCAACTTCTCTGGCCTGGGATGCACTGATACTTTGCTTACAAATGCCCTGACTGAAACCTAAGTCCAGATAGCAGCTGGTGGCAGTGGGAAAGCGCTCTAAATGCAGAACATTCTTTTTAGTTCCCTCTTGCATGTTGGCTGGGCCTCTCATGTTGGTGACCACTCTGCATAAACAGAAATCCATAAGACCCCACTTCTTTTACTGGCCTCACTGTCTGTGTCATACAACATACATTTCTCTAAGTCCTCCCTCACAACCTTGGTGATCCAGGAATCGTATTATTTACCTCACTTTGGACACGCAGGAGGTTGACTCTCTTTCCTCTAAACCAATGTGCCAGTTCAGCTTCACCAGAGCTCAACCCTGTTCCCAAAGACACTCCAGAACTCTTCTATGCAACAGCGTTGAGCTTCCGCCTGTGGACCTTTTGGTCCCTTTAGGATTTGGCAGCcaacaaaaaagtttttcttgGAGTCTTAATGATAACTtggagaaaataaatccacaatcaCTGAATTCAAATTAGCCAATTCCAGAGACCAGATTTTAGCCCTTAAAATGTGTCCCCTGATGGGTCTTTATCTCCCATTAAGCTGTTTATACTCAGCAATTCTGTATTGAGAATAGGCCCTTACTCCTACCCCCAAAACAACAACTGCTTAGCATTTCAGCATCTAACAAAAGTTGATGATTATCTTGCTGGCAAGCCCCAATCTCTATCTTCCCTTTTTTCCTATAGTGTCCCTCCTGGATGTGTAAGACAGGTCAGCATCTAAAATCTGGTAAGTTTCTATCCCTGGTCTACTTACACCTCTAGTTGGTAACCCCTCCTTCTTGACAATGGTCCTTTGGTCTCTGTTGCTGTCCCTCCCTCAAAACCTCTTGAGCAGAGTGAGGGATGTCATGTTGGTTTCTGGCATGAAGTTGCTCACTGAAGTCTCCTACTCTTCTAACATTGCTCCAGGCTTCTTATGGTATTTCCAACTTTATAGCTATATTGCTCACCTTGCATCTTCTGCATCCCTATCGGTAAAACTGACATCACTTGAGGATCTCTGCTTTTTTTCAATGGTACCGGTCCATAATATCTCTATGCTTTGCTCTATAGTATGATGTTCTCTGATAGACCAGGGACTCTAAACCTGATTTTAACATTGCATAGTCCATTTCTGAAATCAAGAGAGAGTAACCTGCTTCATAGAGTAAGATGAATGATCTTGCTTAGGGTGCCCACATTGATACTAAGCTGTGGTAACCCCGTTTGGATTACTACTAGTTTCCCCCCTGCACATATGTTAGCCATGGTGATAAGCTGTAGGTATAATAGAGGTTGTCTTCTGCTTGTGGTAACGCAGTTCAGCCGCAATGTGTACAGGCACCCTCAGAGTTTACTATCTCAATGTTAATTGTAGATTGCCACCATTAGTTACCAGGTAGTATGTGGTCTATGTTTGCAAATAGAAGGATCTTAGCATCAGTTTAGTAGTgttcagaaatattttttttatggcttgTAAGAGTGAGAGATATTCTTTCAGTAAAATACAATCAGGCTTATTTTGGTTTATTTTCTTATTCTACTTGCAGAAGAACCTGACTGTGGTCACAGAGTTTTTTCTTCTAGGATTTCAAGGCAGTCAACATTTAAGAAATGTCCTGTTCCTTCTGTTCCTTGTGGTTTACTGTGGGACAATATGTGGGAATCTCCTGATCATCACCCTGGTGTCCACCAGCAAGAACctccacaccccaatgtacttctTCATCTGTCATCTGTCCATAAATGACATCTTATTAACCACAAACATTGTCCCCAACATGTTCCACATCCTTCTGAATAATGGGGGGACCATGACTTTTATTGGTTGTATGACTCAGCTTTATTTCTTCTCCACCTCAGAAATATTTGAgtgtcttctcctcgctgtgatgTCTTATGACAGATATGTGGCCATCTGTAATCCTCTCCGCTATTCCTCTATCATGACAATTGAATACTGTGTAAAGTTGGTTATCATGAGTTGGATATTGTGTTTTAGTGTTTCAATAATTTTTACTATAACACCATCAATGCTGAACTTCTGTGGAAAAAATATTATTGATCATTTTGTCTGTGATACTGTTCCTTTATTGGAAATTGCCTGTTCTGATACCTTTATTGTCCACCTTCAGATATATTTATTAAGCATTCCTATAATTATTGTTCCTACTGTAATAATTATAGTATCTTATGTAAATATTATAGTTAACATCCTAAGGATTTCATCCAGGACTGGTAGACAgaaagccttctccacctgtagctccCACCTCATTGTGGTCTCCATATTCTATGGGACTTTGTTCAGTGTTTATGTTTTTCCACCAAAAGGACAATCCTCTACTGCCAGTAAAATCCTAACATTACTTTACACTGTGTTTACTCCTTTGGTCAACCCCATGATATACAGCTTGAGAAATAAAGACATTCACAAAGCCGTAAGGGATACACATATAGCCAGAAACAAGTAAAGAGACATTTTATAAGCTCTAAGTTGGTGGTTCCTCTTCCTTGCATCTCTATCACAAGTAAATGAACCAAGAAGTTATTAATGGAACAAGCTCCGTTTCGAGATACAGTTAGTAACGTACTAGTAGGGTACAATAGGGTTGGGTTTTGGACCCTCCTCTTTTTAATCTATTATTGGCTTTTAGAgtaaaatttttatatttgtaggtaatACTGAGTATGTAAGGCAGCCCTTGTGGACAGTAAACTTAACTTTACTGGCCAGTGCCAGGAAGCTGCTGCCAAAGTTAATAAAGTAATCTTGATAACAATATATCTGgcttttt is drawn from Hyla sarda isolate aHylSar1 chromosome 4, aHylSar1.hap1, whole genome shotgun sequence and contains these coding sequences:
- the LOC130367156 gene encoding olfactory receptor 5G3-like, producing the protein MRRKMNLNMKNKEISDKNLTVVTEFFLLGFQGSQHLRNVLFLLFLVVYCGTICGNLLIITLVSTSKNLHTPMYFFICHLSINDILLTTNIVPNMFHILLNNGGTMTFIGCMTQLYFFSTSEIFECLLLAVMSYDRYVAICNPLRYSSIMTIEYCVKLVIMSWILCFSVSIIFTITPSMLNFCGKNIIDHFVCDTVPLLEIACSDTFIVHLQIYLLSIPIIIVPTVIIIVSYVNIIVNILRISSRTGRQKAFSTCSSHLIVVSIFYGTLFSVYVFPPKGQSSTASKILTLLYTVFTPLVNPMIYSLRNKDIHKAVRDTHIARNK